The Cryptococcus decagattii chromosome 14, complete sequence genome window below encodes:
- a CDS encoding calcineurin subunit B: MGAAESSMFNSLERNSNFSGPELMRLKKRFMKLDKDGSGSIDKDEFLQIPQIANNPLAHRMIAIFDEDGSGTVDFQEFVGGLSAFSSKGGRDEKLRFAFKVYDMDRDGYISNGELYLVLKQMVGNNLKDQQLQQIVDKTIMEADKDGDGKLSFEEFTQMVASTDIVKQMTLEDLF, from the exons ATGGGTGCTGCTGAATCGTCCATGTTCAATTCCCTGGAAAGGAATTCCAACT TCTCAGGACCGGAGCTTAtgagattgaagaagaggtttATGAAACTTGACAAGGACGGTTCCGGATCTATCGACAAGGACGAGTTTCTCCAGATTCCCCAAATCGCGAATAACCCTTTGGCGCATCGAATGATAGCAATCTTTGATGAAGA TGGAAGTGGAACGGTTGATTTTCAAGAATTTGTCGGAGGTTTGAGTGCTTTCAGTAGTAAAGGAGGGCGTGATGAAAAGCTGAGAT TCGCTTTCAAGGTCTACGACATGGACCGAGACGGCTACATCTCCAACGGTGAACTATATCTTGTGTTGAAACAAATGGTCGGAAATAACCTTAAA GATCAACAGTTGCAACAAATTGTAGATAAAACCATCATGGAGGCTGATAAGGACGG GGATGGGAAGCTCTCTTTTGAGGAGTTCACACAGATGGTAGCTAGCACAGACATTGTTAA GCAAATGACCCTTGAAGATCTTTTCTAG